A genomic segment from Lutibacter sp. A80 encodes:
- a CDS encoding DUF2911 domain-containing protein — protein MAKIIMNKFKLTLVLLLIATVTFAQKSPRKQATGNINGTSVTVDYGAPSVKGRTIWGELVPYAKVWRSGANENTTIAFDKNVTIADTSVPAGKYGFFMIPSESGAWEVILSKKNDAWGSNGYSKGNDQLRLKITPKMVANNTELLTFMVTKTGVEFAWEKVKITIPIK, from the coding sequence ATGGCAAAAATAATTATGAATAAATTTAAATTAACACTCGTATTACTTTTAATTGCAACTGTAACATTTGCACAAAAAAGTCCAAGAAAACAAGCTACAGGAAACATTAACGGAACTTCCGTAACAGTAGATTATGGAGCACCTAGCGTAAAAGGAAGAACTATTTGGGGTGAACTTGTACCTTATGCTAAAGTTTGGAGAAGTGGTGCCAACGAAAACACAACTATAGCTTTTGATAAAAATGTTACAATAGCTGATACTTCTGTACCTGCTGGAAAATATGGTTTTTTTATGATTCCTTCTGAAAGCGGTGCTTGGGAAGTAATTTTAAGCAAAAAGAACGATGCTTGGGGTTCTAATGGTTACTCTAAAGGAAATGACCAATTACGCCTAAAAATAACTCCAAAAATGGTAGCTAATAACACAGAATTATTAACTTTTATGGTTACAAAAACAGGTGTAGAATTTGCCTGGGAAAAAGTAAAAATTACAATCCCTATTAAATAA
- a CDS encoding DUF2911 domain-containing protein, with amino-acid sequence MLKKLSLVLLFVGFTATSNAQIKTPQPSPAAKLEQVVGLTDVTIEYSRPAMRGRSIFGNLVPYGKVWRTGANANTKITFGDDVIIDGKELKKGTYAIYTIPNKTSWEVIFYSDANNSGTPKEWDENKVAVKTTVEVQEMPVNIESFTFLFDDLKVNSAIIGILWENVYVGVPFEVPTEKIATKNIESVMAGPSNNDYYQAASYYHTEGKDLKQALTWMQKATEDGNAPFWYLRRMSLIQADLGDKAGAIATAKKSLEAAKKANNADYIKMNEESIKKWQK; translated from the coding sequence ATGCTAAAAAAATTATCACTAGTACTATTATTTGTTGGCTTTACGGCAACATCTAATGCACAAATTAAAACACCACAACCCAGTCCGGCTGCAAAATTAGAGCAAGTTGTAGGTTTAACAGACGTAACTATAGAATATTCTAGACCTGCAATGCGAGGAAGATCCATTTTTGGAAACCTAGTACCTTACGGTAAGGTATGGAGAACTGGCGCTAATGCAAATACTAAAATAACTTTTGGAGACGATGTTATTATTGATGGAAAAGAATTAAAAAAAGGAACTTATGCAATTTATACAATTCCTAATAAAACATCTTGGGAAGTAATTTTTTATAGCGATGCTAATAACTCTGGAACTCCTAAAGAATGGGACGAAAATAAAGTTGCTGTAAAAACCACTGTTGAAGTTCAAGAAATGCCCGTAAATATAGAGTCTTTTACATTTTTATTTGACGATTTAAAAGTAAACTCTGCTATAATTGGTATACTTTGGGAAAATGTTTACGTAGGCGTACCGTTTGAAGTACCTACTGAAAAAATTGCAACTAAAAATATTGAATCTGTAATGGCTGGACCATCTAATAACGATTATTACCAAGCAGCTTCGTACTACCACACAGAAGGTAAAGACCTAAAACAAGCCCTAACTTGGATGCAAAAAGCTACAGAAGATGGTAATGCTCCTTTTTGGTACTTAAGAAGAATGAGCTTAATACAAGCTGATTTAGGAGATAAAGCAGGAGCTATTGCAACAGCTAAAAAATCTTTAGAAGCTGCAAAAAAAGCAAACAATGCAGATTATATTAAAATGAATGAAGAATCAATTAAAAAATGGCAAAAATAA
- the gldG gene encoding gliding motility-associated ABC transporter substrate-binding protein GldG — MKNKYSKIVIFLIGIILINYIGSKIYKRFDLTEDKRYTLSETTTSIVANIDEIVAIKVYLEGDFPAEFKRLQIETKLHLEELKNLNKNIQFRFINPIDKTQELIEKGLEPSRLQVEENGVLSEIVLFPFAEINYKNKTEYVSLLKDIFTNSQDQQLESSIQNLEYAFANTLHKVTSKKSKKIAVLRSNGTLDDIYIFDFLKKIKEYYFLAPFTLDSVVKQPQKTTKQLSEYDLAIIAKPTKKFTEEQKYTLDQFIMQGGKTLWLVDNVQAELDSLMQTGEALAYPRDLGLTDFFFNYGVRINLNLVNDLYSSQIALATGNVGNKTQFNNFQWNYFPVANSLNNHAINNNIAPVNFKFANSIDTLKNGISKTILLQSSPLSKVIGTPNIVSLKSINQKQNPADYSNGNKPLAVLLEGNFKSAYINRVKPFKLNNSKETGLNTKMIVISDGDVIANDILKGQPLELGVNKFTNIRYGNKDFLLNAVNYLLDDTGLINLRSKTVKIAFLNKQKAYEEATKWQLINIIFPLLLLGAFGLIFNYFRKKKYH; from the coding sequence ATGAAGAATAAGTATTCTAAAATAGTAATTTTTCTTATAGGAATTATTCTTATAAATTATATAGGGTCTAAAATCTATAAAAGATTTGACCTTACAGAAGATAAACGCTATACCTTATCTGAAACTACAACTTCTATTGTAGCCAATATAGATGAAATTGTAGCTATTAAAGTTTATTTAGAAGGTGATTTTCCTGCGGAATTTAAACGACTCCAAATTGAAACAAAACTGCATTTAGAAGAGTTAAAAAACTTAAATAAAAATATTCAGTTTAGATTTATCAATCCAATAGATAAAACTCAAGAATTAATTGAAAAAGGTTTAGAGCCAAGCAGATTACAAGTTGAAGAAAATGGTGTACTCTCTGAAATTGTATTATTCCCTTTTGCTGAAATTAATTATAAAAATAAAACAGAATATGTTTCATTATTAAAAGATATATTCACTAATTCTCAAGACCAACAATTAGAAAGTTCTATTCAAAATTTAGAATATGCATTTGCAAATACCTTGCACAAAGTAACTTCTAAAAAATCTAAAAAAATTGCTGTGCTACGCAGTAATGGAACGTTAGATGACATTTACATATTTGACTTTTTAAAAAAAATTAAGGAATACTATTTCTTAGCACCTTTTACGTTAGATTCTGTAGTAAAACAACCTCAAAAAACCACAAAACAACTTTCTGAATACGACCTTGCCATAATTGCAAAACCAACCAAAAAGTTTACTGAAGAACAAAAATATACGCTAGACCAATTTATAATGCAAGGAGGTAAAACATTATGGCTAGTAGATAATGTACAGGCAGAATTAGACAGTTTAATGCAAACCGGTGAAGCTTTAGCATATCCGAGAGATTTAGGTTTAACAGATTTCTTCTTTAATTATGGCGTTAGAATTAACCTAAATTTAGTAAATGACTTATACAGTTCTCAAATTGCTTTAGCAACTGGTAATGTGGGAAATAAAACACAGTTTAATAATTTTCAATGGAATTATTTCCCTGTAGCTAACTCGTTAAATAACCACGCTATAAACAACAATATTGCTCCTGTAAATTTTAAATTTGCAAATAGTATAGACACCTTAAAAAATGGTATTTCAAAAACTATTTTACTGCAAAGTTCCCCACTTTCAAAAGTAATTGGCACACCTAATATAGTTTCATTAAAAAGTATTAATCAAAAACAAAATCCTGCTGATTATTCAAACGGAAACAAACCTTTAGCTGTATTACTTGAAGGAAATTTTAAATCGGCATACATAAACCGTGTCAAACCTTTTAAATTAAATAACTCTAAAGAAACTGGTTTAAACACTAAAATGATTGTAATTTCAGATGGAGATGTTATTGCAAATGATATTTTAAAAGGGCAACCGCTTGAATTAGGTGTAAATAAGTTTACAAATATCCGCTACGGAAATAAAGACTTTTTATTAAATGCCGTTAACTATTTATTAGACGATACTGGCTTAATAAACCTCCGTTCTAAAACCGTAAAAATTGCTTTTTTAAACAAACAAAAGGCATATGAAGAAGCAACAAAATGGCAACTGATTAATATAATTTTCCCATTGCTACTATTGGGTGCTTTCGGATTGATTTTCAACTATTTCAGAAAGAAAAAATACCACTAA
- the gldF gene encoding gliding motility-associated ABC transporter permease subunit GldF: MFPILKKELTSFFSSPIAYLVIAVYLVTNGLFLWVFEGDYNILHAGFSDLSSYFFLAPWIFIFLIPAITMRSFSDEFNTGTIEILRTKPITDWQLTLGKYFGALILVVLAITPTLIYVFSLYKLGNPVGNINFGTTIGSFLGLLFLASAYTSIGIFASTLSNNQIVSFIIAVFSSFFLFYGFEALASYQLFGNSDYLIEKIGMNSHYTSIGKGVLDTQDLLYFISVTAFFLYLTKLRIHNEE, from the coding sequence ATGTTTCCAATCTTAAAAAAAGAACTTACTTCCTTTTTTTCATCTCCAATTGCTTATTTGGTAATAGCTGTATATTTAGTTACAAATGGACTGTTTTTATGGGTTTTTGAAGGTGATTACAACATTTTACATGCAGGATTTTCAGATTTAAGCAGTTACTTTTTTTTAGCACCTTGGATTTTTATTTTTTTAATTCCCGCAATAACAATGCGTAGTTTTTCCGATGAATTTAATACTGGTACTATTGAAATTTTAAGAACAAAACCAATAACCGATTGGCAATTAACTTTAGGTAAATATTTTGGAGCATTAATTTTAGTAGTTTTAGCAATAACACCTACTTTAATTTATGTATTTAGCTTATATAAATTAGGAAATCCCGTTGGAAATATAAATTTTGGAACCACTATCGGTTCTTTTTTAGGCTTATTATTTTTAGCTAGCGCCTATACTTCTATCGGTATTTTTGCTTCTACCCTTTCTAACAATCAAATTGTATCTTTTATAATTGCCGTTTTTAGTTCGTTTTTTTTATTTTATGGTTTTGAAGCCCTAGCAAGCTACCAACTTTTTGGAAACTCAGATTATTTAATTGAAAAAATTGGAATGAATAGTCATTATACAAGCATTGGAAAAGGTGTTTTAGACACACAAGATTTACTGTATTTTATTTCGGTTACTGCCTTTTTTTTATATTTAACTAAACTTAGAATACACAATGAAGAATAA
- a CDS encoding putative quinol monooxygenase, protein MFVRIVKMGFEASKVELFLQNFNNNKEKIRNSKGCRLLELYRDKNEPTLFFTYSYWETEQDLENYKNTELFKNVWANTKILFNKKPEAWSVDKLDSVKKL, encoded by the coding sequence ATGTTTGTACGCATTGTAAAAATGGGTTTTGAAGCTTCTAAAGTTGAATTATTTCTTCAAAACTTTAATAATAACAAAGAAAAAATACGAAATTCTAAAGGTTGCCGTTTATTAGAATTGTATAGAGATAAAAATGAACCAACTTTATTTTTCACTTACAGTTACTGGGAAACTGAACAAGATTTAGAAAATTATAAAAACACTGAATTATTTAAAAACGTTTGGGCAAATACCAAAATATTATTTAATAAAAAGCCAGAAGCTTGGAGTGTAGATAAACTTGATTCAGTTAAAAAATTGTAA
- a CDS encoding S-adenosyl-l-methionine hydroxide adenosyltransferase family protein has translation MSIITLTTDFGTKDHFVGAVKGTIYSELPNAQIVDISHHIAPFNITETAYILKNAYKAFPEGSIHIIGVDSELNEENKHIALKLDNHYFICADNGLISLLTSEIKPEKIVEINIHNRIETSFPVLDIFVKVACHIARGGTLDVIGKEISEVKKLTELQPLISDDKTSISGNIIYIDNYGNSISNISKKLFQEVGKGRNFEIIANKYVFNKIHSKYSEFVDFSVPKEIHQKVGSRLALFNSANYLEIAIYRSNLNTVGGAVSLLGLNYRDKLTINFI, from the coding sequence ATGTCTATAATTACACTAACTACTGATTTTGGGACTAAAGACCATTTTGTTGGTGCTGTAAAAGGTACAATCTATAGCGAATTACCTAATGCGCAAATTGTTGATATATCTCATCATATTGCTCCTTTTAACATTACTGAAACGGCTTATATTTTAAAAAATGCATATAAAGCTTTTCCTGAGGGCAGCATACATATAATTGGTGTAGATTCTGAATTAAATGAAGAAAATAAACATATTGCTCTTAAATTAGACAACCATTATTTTATTTGTGCAGATAATGGCTTAATTTCTCTTTTAACTTCTGAAATTAAACCCGAAAAAATAGTTGAAATCAATATTCATAACCGTATAGAAACAAGTTTTCCTGTATTGGATATTTTTGTGAAAGTTGCCTGCCACATTGCTAGAGGTGGAACACTAGATGTTATAGGTAAAGAAATTTCAGAAGTGAAAAAACTGACTGAATTACAACCTTTAATTTCTGATGATAAAACTTCTATTTCAGGAAACATTATTTATATAGATAACTATGGAAATTCTATAAGTAATATTTCTAAAAAACTATTTCAAGAAGTTGGTAAAGGACGTAATTTTGAAATAATTGCAAATAAATATGTTTTTAATAAAATTCATTCAAAATATAGTGAATTTGTTGATTTTTCTGTACCTAAAGAAATACATCAAAAAGTGGGTAGTAGATTGGCCTTATTTAATTCTGCAAATTATTTAGAAATTGCCATTTACCGAAGTAATTTAAATACTGTTGGCGGTGCAGTTTCTTTATTAGGCTTAAATTACAGAGATAAATTAACTATTAATTTTATTTAA
- a CDS encoding PhoH family protein, giving the protein MNERIIELIEINPSDLFGTQNSNVDILRKYFPKLKIVARGTSLKAYGEAIILDEFEKRVEMLIKYFNRYNKLDENSIERILTSNGKEHKRSKFSEGVLVHGVGGKLIKAQTDNQRKMVEFMDINDMLFAIGPAGTGKTYTAVALAVKALKEKEVKRIILTRPAVESGENLGFLPGDLKEKLDPYMQPLYDALRDMIPFERLDSYIEKGVIQIAPLAFMRGRTLDNAFVILDEAQNTTHNQMKMFLTRMGKNAKFVINGDPGQIDLPRRQVSGLKEAMLTLKNVKGIAFVHLDEKDVIRHRLVKEIISAYKSLEVGRE; this is encoded by the coding sequence TTGAACGAACGTATTATTGAATTAATAGAAATAAATCCGAGCGATTTATTTGGTACTCAAAACTCTAACGTAGATATTTTACGAAAGTATTTCCCAAAACTTAAAATAGTAGCTCGCGGTACTAGTTTAAAAGCTTACGGAGAAGCAATTATTTTAGATGAGTTTGAAAAACGAGTTGAAATGCTAATAAAATATTTTAATCGCTATAATAAACTAGATGAAAATAGTATAGAACGTATTTTAACTTCAAATGGAAAAGAGCATAAAAGGTCTAAATTTTCTGAAGGTGTTTTGGTACACGGAGTTGGCGGAAAACTAATAAAAGCACAAACAGACAACCAACGTAAAATGGTTGAGTTTATGGATATAAATGATATGCTTTTTGCTATTGGACCAGCAGGAACAGGTAAAACATATACAGCTGTTGCTTTGGCCGTAAAAGCGCTGAAAGAAAAGGAAGTGAAACGTATTATTTTAACGCGTCCAGCAGTTGAGTCTGGTGAAAATTTAGGGTTTTTACCAGGAGATTTAAAAGAAAAATTAGATCCGTATATGCAACCTTTATATGATGCTCTAAGAGATATGATTCCTTTTGAAAGATTAGATTCTTACATAGAAAAAGGTGTCATTCAAATAGCTCCGTTAGCATTTATGCGTGGAAGAACATTAGATAATGCATTTGTAATTTTAGATGAAGCACAAAATACTACGCATAATCAAATGAAAATGTTTTTAACTAGAATGGGGAAAAATGCTAAATTTGTGATTAATGGAGATCCTGGTCAAATTGATTTACCGAGAAGGCAAGTGTCTGGGTTAAAAGAGGCAATGTTAACACTTAAAAATGTAAAAGGAATTGCATTTGTGCATTTAGATGAAAAAGATGTAATACGACATAGATTAGTGAAAGAAATTATTTCGGCTTATAAAAGTTTGGAAGTAGGAAGGGAGTAG
- a CDS encoding phosphoribosylaminoimidazolesuccinocarboxamide synthase encodes MSNTINTTAYNFPKQKSYYKGKVREVYNINDEILVMIASDRLSAFDVVMPKQIPYKGQILNQIASKMMDLTKDIVPNWIVDIPDPNVAIGHLCEPFKVEMVIRGYMSGHAAREYKAGKRVLCGVPMPEGLKENDKFPEPIITPATKAEDGDHDEDISKEDIISKGIVSKEDYEVLEKYTRALFKRGTEIAAERGLILVDTKYEFGKTKDGKILLIDEIHTPDSSRYFYAEGYKERQSRGEAQKQLSKEFVRQWLITNGFQGLEGQKVPEMSDEKIQEISERYIELYENITGETFVKSDVSNISERIEQNVLAFLNK; translated from the coding sequence ATGAGCAATACAATTAATACTACAGCATATAATTTTCCTAAGCAAAAATCTTATTATAAAGGAAAAGTTAGAGAAGTTTATAATATTAATGATGAAATTTTAGTTATGATTGCTTCAGATAGACTTTCTGCATTTGATGTTGTAATGCCAAAACAAATTCCATATAAAGGGCAAATATTGAATCAGATTGCTTCAAAAATGATGGATTTAACTAAAGACATTGTTCCTAATTGGATTGTTGATATTCCAGATCCTAATGTTGCTATTGGTCATTTATGTGAGCCTTTTAAAGTAGAAATGGTAATTAGAGGCTATATGTCTGGTCATGCTGCTAGAGAATACAAAGCTGGTAAAAGAGTACTTTGTGGTGTGCCAATGCCAGAAGGATTGAAAGAAAATGATAAATTTCCTGAACCAATAATTACACCAGCAACTAAAGCAGAAGATGGTGATCACGATGAAGATATTTCTAAAGAAGATATAATTTCTAAAGGAATAGTTTCTAAAGAAGATTATGAAGTTTTAGAAAAATATACGCGTGCATTGTTTAAAAGAGGAACTGAAATTGCAGCTGAAAGAGGTTTGATTTTAGTAGATACAAAATACGAATTTGGTAAAACAAAGGATGGGAAAATTTTATTAATTGATGAAATTCATACACCAGATTCTTCACGTTACTTTTATGCTGAAGGTTATAAAGAAAGACAAAGTAGAGGAGAGGCTCAAAAACAATTGTCTAAAGAGTTTGTACGTCAATGGTTAATTACAAATGGTTTTCAAGGTTTAGAAGGTCAAAAAGTTCCTGAAATGAGTGATGAAAAAATTCAAGAAATTTCAGAAAGATATATTGAATTGTACGAAAATATTACTGGTGAAACTTTTGTAAAATCGGATGTGAGTAATATTTCTGAAAGAATTGAGCAAAATGTTTTAGCTTTTTTAAATAAATAA
- a CDS encoding bifunctional UDP-sugar hydrolase/5'-nucleotidase, whose product MKYIFKYALITITTIFIISSCSKKHNTKITTSESSLKKLTIFHINDQHGQLTNFAKIKDIVTKAKKETNVLLVCSGDIFSGNPVVDNHPEKGFPMIDLMNKTGFDISVIGNHEFDYGESILKDRFNQSQFEWICANVTMDNSEIPQPNAYKTILINDLKVTFLGLVETNGKEDDIIPSTHPWRVQNLTFEKYQNVISNYAQLKETEDSDLYVALTHLGKSSDYNIANNYPYFDLIIGGHSHSKLETEINNIPIYQAGANLSYLGKIELEIENKAIKNTTYTLIELDTYQDYDSSIKEIIDTYNVNANLDEVIGFSEAYHNNSSVGSFYTDALRIQMGVDITFQNTGGIRNSLNEGDILKNEIYSIDPFNNGSVTYTMSISEIKNFLKNSKAAIYYSGVYITQEDNTIIIKNKEYQTLSDNELVTIGLNDYIPAVYDTYFTKQPIYLPNTTAETLINFLESTTTPINYTQVNSYFKYE is encoded by the coding sequence ATGAAATACATCTTTAAATACGCTTTAATTACAATAACTACTATTTTTATTATTTCTTCTTGTTCTAAAAAACATAATACTAAAATAACAACTTCAGAAAGTAGCTTAAAAAAACTAACTATATTTCATATAAACGACCAACACGGACAATTAACTAATTTTGCTAAAATAAAAGATATTGTAACCAAAGCTAAAAAAGAAACTAATGTTTTATTAGTATGTAGTGGCGACATTTTTTCCGGAAATCCTGTTGTAGATAATCATCCTGAAAAAGGATTTCCAATGATAGACTTAATGAATAAAACTGGTTTTGATATTTCTGTAATCGGAAATCATGAGTTTGATTATGGAGAATCAATTTTAAAAGATCGTTTTAACCAATCTCAATTTGAATGGATTTGCGCTAATGTTACTATGGATAATAGTGAAATTCCTCAACCAAATGCTTATAAAACTATTTTAATTAATGATTTAAAAGTTACTTTTTTAGGCTTGGTAGAAACCAACGGTAAAGAAGACGACATTATACCGTCAACACATCCTTGGAGAGTTCAAAATTTAACGTTTGAAAAATATCAAAACGTAATTTCTAACTATGCTCAGCTAAAAGAAACTGAAGACTCCGATTTATATGTTGCATTAACACATTTAGGTAAATCGTCAGATTATAATATTGCTAATAATTATCCTTATTTTGATTTAATTATTGGAGGTCATTCACACTCTAAACTAGAAACAGAAATCAATAATATTCCAATATACCAAGCAGGTGCTAACTTAAGTTATCTTGGGAAAATTGAATTAGAAATTGAAAATAAAGCAATAAAAAACACCACCTATACACTAATTGAATTAGATACTTACCAAGACTACGATAGTTCTATTAAAGAAATAATAGATACTTATAATGTAAACGCAAATTTAGACGAAGTAATTGGCTTTTCAGAAGCTTACCACAACAATTCAAGTGTTGGTAGTTTTTATACAGATGCTTTAAGAATACAAATGGGTGTTGATATTACTTTTCAAAACACAGGTGGTATTAGAAATAGTTTAAACGAAGGTGATATTTTAAAAAATGAAATTTATAGTATAGATCCTTTTAACAATGGAAGTGTAACATACACAATGAGTATTTCTGAAATAAAAAACTTTTTAAAAAATAGTAAAGCCGCAATTTATTATTCAGGTGTTTATATAACGCAAGAAGACAATACCATTATTATTAAAAATAAAGAGTATCAGACTTTAAGTGATAACGAACTAGTAACCATTGGATTAAACGACTATATCCCTGCCGTTTACGACACTTACTTTACAAAACAGCCTATATACCTTCCAAATACAACGGCCGAAACTTTAATAAATTTTTTAGAAAGCACTACAACTCCAATAAATTATACACAAGTAAATAGTTACTTTAAATATGAATAA
- the yidC gene encoding membrane protein insertase YidC, whose protein sequence is MEEKKFDFNSLIGFVLLGAIMLWWMWSNQPTPEEIAAQEKAATEKVEAAKADTNTTTYNNSTENALQSTDSLTLAKAKSQLGSFGYSTTVSEGSTILENNVLKLTISNKGGQIKEALIKDYVTYDSLPLYIVKDQNASFNINFGTSDNRTLNTKDLMFEPTLTKNGSNQVLSMKLKVSDSEYLEYRYEIKPDEYMVDFNIKSQGLSNSINSAQQITLDWNLDGFSHEKSIRYENQQTELYYEKEDEDIDYLSIGGEDDAEESDVNWVAFKQHFFSAILITDKAFDNAKLTSVTLTKDEEIDTVFTKAFALKTPLVLDAGEFNYNMDWYIGPNDYQILKKYDRNIKEVVNLGWGIFGYINRLVFVPVFNFLQGFIGNYGIIIILLTIVVRIIMSPLVYKSYLSSAKMKVLKPEMEEINKRLPGKENAMKRQQETMAVQSKAGVSPLSGCIPALLQMPVFFALFRFFPSNIDLRQKGFLWADDLSSYDSVFELPFHIPMYGSHISLFPILASVAIFFYMRMSQSQQMNMQQPTQEGMPDMQKMMKMMMYLSPVMMLIFFNMYASSLSLYYFVSNLLTITIMLVIKNYIIDEEKIHAKIEENKKKPKKEGKFRKRLNEAMKQAQEQQAKQKKK, encoded by the coding sequence ATGGAAGAAAAAAAATTCGATTTTAATTCACTAATAGGTTTTGTGCTTCTTGGAGCTATTATGTTATGGTGGATGTGGAGCAATCAACCAACTCCTGAAGAAATTGCAGCTCAAGAAAAAGCTGCAACAGAAAAAGTTGAAGCAGCTAAAGCTGATACTAATACAACAACTTATAATAATTCAACCGAAAATGCACTGCAAAGTACAGATTCCTTAACATTAGCTAAAGCAAAAAGCCAATTAGGGAGTTTTGGGTATTCTACTACTGTTTCAGAAGGTAGCACAATTCTAGAAAACAATGTACTTAAATTAACAATATCTAACAAAGGAGGACAAATTAAAGAAGCATTAATTAAAGATTATGTTACTTATGATTCGCTACCTTTATATATTGTAAAAGATCAGAATGCTTCTTTTAATATTAATTTTGGAACTTCAGATAACAGAACATTAAACACAAAAGATTTAATGTTTGAACCAACATTAACAAAAAACGGTTCTAATCAGGTGCTTTCAATGAAATTAAAAGTTTCGGATTCTGAGTATTTAGAATATAGATATGAAATTAAACCAGATGAATATATGGTTGATTTCAACATTAAATCTCAAGGTTTAAGTAATTCAATAAATTCAGCACAACAAATTACACTAGATTGGAATTTAGATGGTTTTAGTCACGAAAAAAGTATTCGTTACGAAAATCAACAAACAGAATTATACTACGAAAAAGAAGATGAAGATATTGATTACCTATCTATAGGCGGTGAAGATGATGCAGAAGAATCTGACGTAAATTGGGTAGCCTTTAAACAGCATTTCTTTTCAGCTATTTTAATTACTGATAAAGCATTTGACAATGCAAAATTAACATCAGTTACTTTAACTAAAGACGAAGAAATTGACACTGTTTTTACCAAAGCTTTTGCTTTAAAAACACCTTTAGTACTAGATGCTGGGGAGTTTAATTACAATATGGACTGGTATATTGGACCAAACGATTATCAAATCTTAAAAAAATACGACAGAAATATAAAAGAAGTTGTAAATCTTGGTTGGGGAATTTTTGGTTATATAAACCGCTTAGTTTTTGTGCCAGTATTTAATTTCCTACAAGGTTTTATAGGTAATTATGGTATTATAATTATTTTACTAACTATAGTTGTTAGAATTATAATGTCTCCACTAGTATATAAATCTTACCTGTCGAGTGCTAAAATGAAGGTTTTAAAGCCTGAAATGGAAGAAATTAACAAGCGTTTACCTGGAAAAGAAAACGCAATGAAACGTCAACAAGAAACAATGGCGGTACAAAGTAAAGCCGGTGTTAGTCCATTGTCGGGTTGTATTCCTGCATTATTACAAATGCCAGTATTCTTTGCCTTGTTTAGGTTCTTCCCTTCAAACATAGACTTACGTCAAAAAGGTTTTTTATGGGCAGATGATTTATCATCGTACGATTCTGTATTTGAACTTCCATTTCATATACCAATGTACGGATCTCACATTAGTTTATTTCCAATATTAGCATCTGTAGCCATTTTCTTTTATATGAGAATGAGTCAAAGCCAACAAATGAATATGCAACAGCCTACACAAGAAGGAATGCCTGATATGCAAAAAATGATGAAAATGATGATGTATCTTTCTCCTGTAATGATGCTAATCTTCTTTAATATGTATGCTAGTAGTTTAAGTTTATACTATTTTGTTTCTAACTTATTAACCATAACAATTATGTTAGTTATTAAGAATTATATTATAGATGAAGAAAAAATTCATGCTAAAATTGAAGAAAATAAAAAGAAACCTAAAAAAGAAGGAAAGTTTAGAAAACGCTTAAATGAAGCTATGAAACAAGCTCAAGAGCAACAAGCTAAACAAAAGAAAAAATAA